The Gammaproteobacteria bacterium DNA window CACGCGCATGGAAACACCCATCACTGCACTCTATGCCGGCCTCTTCGGCATCAAGCTGATCGTGCTGAGTGCGCGCATCTCGCTGGGGCGAATGCGCTACCGCGTGGGCATCGGCAGTGGCGGCGAAAGGCGGCTTGAACGAATGATCCGCGTGCAGGGCAATTTCGTGGAATACATTCCGGTTGCCCTGCTGTTGCTGCTGCTCAACGAACTCAATCACGCCTCCGCATTCTTCCTGCACGCCATCGGCATTGCACTGCTCGCTGGTCGTCTCTTGCATGCGGTCGGGCTGAGCCAGTATGCCGGACGCAGCTTTGCTCGCTGGACAGGTACCGGGCTGACCTGGATCCCCATC harbors:
- a CDS encoding MAPEG family protein codes for the protein TRMETPITALYAGLFGIKLIVLSARISLGRMRYRVGIGSGGERRLERMIRVQGNFVEYIPVALLLLLLNELNHASAFFLHAIGIALLAGRLLHAVGLSQYAGRSFARWTGTGLTWIPILILSGNLLYLSFASF